The following are from one region of the Coffea eugenioides isolate CCC68of chromosome 2, Ceug_1.0, whole genome shotgun sequence genome:
- the LOC113761419 gene encoding protein RTF1 homolog, with product MAEEEELDDLLLEAAGRTGESERRRRKVPYSDDESDSKDDDYDDDHAYSNRKPSGSQVPLKKRLDPLERDEDDSNHEEDGYHEGDSDDDSVGSDLYKDEDDRKKLAQMSELQREMILADRASTRSDREMHEKFAKKRKGSPTQTHSRAVRSSTRFADRAAAKDDALNEIRAKRMRQQDPEAHRKLRDATRDGSGSRGYSPVKRRPFTAATIGSPTRSGSASHSDEEESTGDGGMADSDEDKTSAESKWPTYEDIKEITIRRSKLAKWFMEPFFEDLIVGCFVRVGIGKNRYGPIYRLCVVRNVDGSDPDRLYKLDNKTTYKYLNVVWGNENSAARWQMAMISDSPPAKEEYDQWVREVERSGGRMPSKLEVVEKKEAIQKTNSFVYSAETVKQMLQEKKSATWRPLNVAAEKDRLRTEMEVAKINNDELEVERIKARLQELEASRQAHEMDKKAIRLAEMNRKNRVENFKNASGLKPVNASLKAGEAGYDPFSRRWTRSRNYYVKNPIDGEAAAADGEATAASAVDNRNGTAVVSTEMGKAATAAADDGKLVDTSAPVDQGRESNMLHGFKLEINLDPLENFGGAKGAQAGFMARKQRIEATVGCRVPENDGRRHVLTLTVSDYKRRMGLL from the coding sequence ATGGCTGAGGAAGAAGAATTAGACGACTTGTTGCTAGAGGCAGCTGGGAGAACAGGTGAAAGTGAGAGAAGACGACGCAAGGTTCCATACTCTGATGATGAGAGTGACTCAAAAGATGATGACTATGATGATGATCATGCTTATTCAAACAGAAAACCCTCTGGTTCACAAGTCCCTCTCAAGAAAAGGTTGGACCCCTTGGAAAGGGATGAGGATGATAGTAATCATGAAGAAGATGGTTATCATGAAGGTGACAGTGATGATGATTCTGTTGGGAGTGACCTCTACAAGGATGAAGATGATAGGAAAAAGCTTGCACAGATGTCGGAACTtcaaagggaaatgattttagCAGATCGTGCATCAACAAGAAGTGATAGAGAAATGCACGagaaatttgcaaaaaaaagaaaagggagccCCACTCAAACTCATTCTCGTGCTGTGCGCTCATCAACTAGATTTGCTGACAGGGCAGCTGCCAAAGATGACGCGCTGAATGAGATACGAGCAAAGCGAATGAGGCAGCAGGATCCAGAGGCTCATCGGAAACTTAGGGATGCAACTAGAGATGGCTCTGGAAGCCGTGGTTACTCACCTGTCAAGCGTAGACCCTTTACAGCAGCAACTATAGGTAGCCCTACCCGGAGTGGAAGCGCTTCACATAGTGATGAGGAAGAGTCTACTGGTGATGGTGGAATGGCTGATAGTGATGAAGACAAGACATCAGCTGAATCAAAGTGGCCAACCTATGAGGATATAAAGGAAATTACCATTCGAAGATCTAAATTAGCAAAGTGGTTTATGGAACCTTTTTTTGAGGATTTGATTGTTGGTTGTTTTGTAAGGGTTGGAATTGGGAAGAATAGATATGGTCCAATCTACAGACTCTGTGTTGTCCGCAATGTTGATGGCTCAGACCCAGATCGCCTGTACAAGCTTGATAACAAGACCACATATAAGTATCTAAATGTTGTTTGGGGAAATGAAAACTCTGCTGCTAGGTGGCAGATGGCCATGATTTCAGACTCTCCACCTGCCAAGGAGGAATATGACCAATGGGTTAGGGAAGTAGAGCGCAGTGGTGGCCGCATGCCAAGCAAACTGGAGGTAGTGGAAAAGAAGGAGGCCATTCAGAAGACAAATTCATTTGTTTACTCTGCAGAAACTGTCAAGCAGATGTTGCAGGAGAAAAAGTCTGCCACATGGAGACCGCTGAATGTTGCAGCTGAGAAGGATCGTTTGAGGACAGAGATGGAAGTGGCAAAGATTAACAATGATGAACTAGAGGTGGAGAGGATCAAGGCCAGACTGCAGGAATTGGAGGCATCTCGGCAAGCCCATGAGATGGACAAAAAAGCTATTAGGTTGGCAGAGATGAACAGAAAGAACAGGGTTGAAAACTTCAAGAATGCATCAGGATTGAAACCGGTCAATGCGAGTCTGAAAGCTGGTGAAGCTGGGTATGATCCCTTCTCAAGGAGATGGACCAGGTCAAGAAATTATTATGTCAAAAACCCCATTGATGGAGAAGCAGCTGCAGCAGATGGTGAAGCTACTGCAGCCTCAGCAGTTGATAACCGTAATGGCACAGCTGTAGTTTCCACTGAGATGGGAAAGGCAGCTACAGCTGCAGCGGATGATGGGAAGTTGGTAGATACAAGTGCTCCTGTAGATCAAGGAAGAGAGTCGAACATGCTGCATGGTTTTAAACTTGAAATTAACTTGGATCcacttgaaaattttggtggGGCCAAAGGAGCGCAAGCAGGGTTCATGGCTCGGAAGCAGAGAATAGAAGCAACTGTTGGTTGTAGAGTTCCAGAAAATGATGGGAGGAGACATGTTTTAACCTTGACTGTCAGCGACTACAAGAGAAGAATGGGATTGCTTTGA
- the LOC113762741 gene encoding lactosylceramide 4-alpha-galactosyltransferase, translated as MGIFKLKLSQLLVSLVLIVLLAYNSLSIFSVYIPFPAKTAPLLASSSPENVAEKSRRLVSMSSSGKVSSSVMYAVKEEIPVAEKKTLLDLNFTLLHTNQNSLDFIRNESVILHVKRRQSRKALSKIFGQDGEMKRFSKRVKEFFKANSSNSSCKFRFFMTWISSIGNFGDREFFTIESLFKSHPDGCLIIASDSLDSRQGMEILRPFLKKGFRVAAVSPDYNYLFKNTVAKAWIDRLTKGNVNPGEVSFGQNLSNLLRLGLLYNFGGIYIDADMIVLKRFVNLRNAIGAQTVNLQTRNWSRLNNAVMIFDKGHPLLYKFIEEFALTFDGNKWGHNGPYLVSRVVSRVSQRPGYNFTVLPPAAFYPVDWSRIGSLFRAPRNETQSKWMFTKLRQIRGRSFAVHLWNKESRKLEVQQGSIIQHIMSDTCIFCKSTSG; from the coding sequence ATGGGGATTTTCAAACTGAAGCTATCTCAGCTTCTTGTCTCCCTTGTCTTGATTGTTCTTTTAGCTTACAATAGTCTCAGTATCTTCTCAGTTTATATCCCGTTTCCAGCCAAGACAGCTCCCCTGCTAGCTAGTTCCTCGCCGGAAAATGTTGCAGAAAAATCAAGAAGGTTGGTTTCTATGTCTTCCTCAGGTAAAGTGTCCTCTTCTGTCATGTATGCTGTGAAAGAAGAAATCCCTGTTGCAGAAAAGAAGACCCTTTTGGACTTGAACTTTACCCTCCTGCATACAAACCAAAATTCATTGGATTTTATTAGGAATGAATCTGTCATACTTCATGTGAAAAGAAGGCAAAGTAGAAAGGCTTTGAGCAAAATTTTCGGGCAGGATGGGGAAATGAAGCGGTTCTCGAAAAGAGTGAAGGAGTTCTTCAAAGCTAATTCATCGAACTCTTCATGTAAGTTTCGGTTTTTTATGACTTGGATATCTTCAATAGGCAATTTCGGTGATAGAGAATTTTTCACCATAGAAAGTTTATTCAAGTCACATCCGGATGGTTGCTTGATAATAGCGTCAGATTCATTGGATTCAAGACAAGGGATGGAAATTTTAAGGCCTTTCTTGAAAAAGGGATTCAGGGTAGCTGCAGTTTCCCCTGATTACAATTATTTGTTCAAGAATACAGTTGCAAAAGCTTGGATTGATCGTTtaaccaaaggaaatgtcaatCCCGGGGAGgtttcatttggccaaaacctCTCCAATTTGCTTAGGCTTGGTTTGCTGTACAATTTTGGTGGGATCTATATCGACGCTGACATGATAGTATTGAAGAGGTTTGTCAACTTGAGGAATGCAATTGGAGCTCAGACTGTGAATCTTCAGACAAGAAATTGGAGCAGGTTGAATAATGCTGTGATGATTTTCGATAAAGGGCATCCATTGCTTTACAAGTTTATTGAAGAATTTGCACTAACTTTTGATGGCAATAAATGGGGTCACAATGGCCCTTACTTGGTTTCAAGAGTTGTTTCAAGGGTAAGCCAAAGGCCTGGATATAATTTTACGGTGTTGCCTCCTGCGGCATTTTATCCTGTTGATTGGAGCAGGATTGGCAGCCTCTTTAGAGCTCCAAGGAATGAGACTCAATCGAAGTGGATGTTTACTAAACTTAGGCAGATTCGTGGCCGAAGTTTTGCAGTGCATCTCTGGAATAAGGAGAGCAGAAAGCTTGAGGTTCAACAAGGAAGCATTATCCAACACATAATGTCAGATACTTGCATCTTTTGCAAATCTACTTCAGGTTAA